Genomic window (Propionibacteriaceae bacterium ZF39):
CATCAGGGTGGCTCCGCTGGCAGAAGACGAGATAGTCCTTGCGGATGAGTGGAAGGTCACCTCGATCCCGCGGACTGCCGCGGATCTCGGTCGGATGCTGCCGCTCGAGTGGGGATTGCCGGTGCTGGACGCGGCACTCCGCGCCGGCGTGACTCGGGAGGACCTTGCCGAGCAGGTGGCCAGGGCGCGACGGCGTCCCGGTGTTCGCACCCTCGCCGCTGGGCTCAACTTCGCCGACGGTCTGAGCGAGAGCCCGGGTGAATCGATCGCTCGGCTGGTGTTCATGCGTCTCGGCATCCCTGCTCCGGTGCTCCAGCGGGACATCGTGCATTCAGTCAGCGGCTTGTTTCTCGGTCGGCCGGACTTCTCCTGGCCCGATCTCGGTATCTTCGCGGAGTTCGACGGGAGTATGAAATACACGCGAGGGGTGGAGGAGGGCGACCTCGCCGACGTCGTCATGCGGGAGAAACGCCGCGAACTCGCCATCTGTGCTGACGACTGGTCCTGTTTCCGCATGACCTGGGCCGAACTCTTCGATCCGCAGCTGATCCTCGCCCTGTGGCAGGTCGCTCTCAATGAGCGTGGAGGGCGTGGTCGGTAGGGGGCCTTGCGCACCTGAGCACACGTCTGTCCCCGCTTGCTTCGGGGGCTGTCGTCTCTTGCCCACTTTCCACGTGCTCGCGGGTTGGTCGCCACTTCGCGCGGCTTCGCGGAGCACTTCGCGCTGGTACGCCCCAGCCGCGCGAGTAGACCAGTCTTCGCGACAGACACTTCACGCGCGAAGTGCTGCCAAGCCGCGCGCCTGGGGCGTACCCGCGCGAAGTGGAAGCAGAGCCCATCGAATGGTCACGGAACGACAAGGGTTCGGCGAACCGGGAGTGTTCAGCCCTGTGCGCGGGAGCGCACGATCAAGGGGACGTGACAAGCGGCCGGAGAGCGTACACTGGGTCGGC
Coding sequences:
- a CDS encoding type IV toxin-antitoxin system AbiEi family antitoxin domain-containing protein — protein: MLMTTEMLTRQGLECNSIRRLIDCGDLVRVRRGVYADKPLPDDRVAAHLMRARAQALTLAEDKVFSHQTAGAIHGLPVWRPMLTRIAVTRPGRSGGQLRPELAIRVAPLAEDEIVLADEWKVTSIPRTAADLGRMLPLEWGLPVLDAALRAGVTREDLAEQVARARRRPGVRTLAAGLNFADGLSESPGESIARLVFMRLGIPAPVLQRDIVHSVSGLFLGRPDFSWPDLGIFAEFDGSMKYTRGVEEGDLADVVMREKRRELAICADDWSCFRMTWAELFDPQLILALWQVALNERGGRGR